Below is a genomic region from Isosphaeraceae bacterium EP7.
AGACCACGCCCACGTCCCCCTCCCGGGGCACCGACCCTCGCCGCTCCCGGGTCCGATCCACGGGAGCAAGACTGCGGCAAACGACCGCTCCATCGGGCCGAAAGATCGTCGCCGATCCTGAATCCGACAGTAAGGCCTTGCCCCTCTATTCTATTTCTATAGAATACAAACAACTGCCGCCTTGGGCAGCCTTGTTGAGATTTAGCCTCGGGGGGACGGCGATGGCTCGACCGGCGAGTGAACTGCCGACGGACGGAGAGTGGGCGATCCTGCGGGCGCTCTGGGACCTGGCGCCGGCGACGCTCGGCGAGGTGCGCGAGGGGCTGCGGGCGGCGGGCAAGCCCGCGGCGACGACCACCGTGGCGACGATCCTGAAGGTGATGGAGAGGAAGGGACTGGTGACCCGCGACGCCGCCCCGCGCGGGGCCCGATGGTCACCGGTGCCCACCCGCGATTCGGCCGCCAGCGGGCTTCTGACCAAGGTGATGGACGCCGCCTTCGACGGCTCGGCCCGCCGCCTGGCCGCGCACCTGATCGAGCAGGGGGCGCTGACCCGCCAGGACCGGGACGCGATCCGGGCGATGCTCGACGCGGCCCCCGACGACCCCGAGATGCCCGGCCGCTGACGTCGAGCCCCGTACATCCGCCGAGATGCCCGAGGGGAGCCACCAATCGATGAATCCGCATTTTCTGATGAATTTGCCCGCCTGGCGGGCCTGCGGCTGGACGATCCTCCACTTCGCCTGGGCAGGGGCCGCCATCGGCCTGGCCGGCCTGCTGGCCCGCCGCCTGGTGCGACGCGCCGGGCCCGAGACCCGGTACGCCGCCGCGCTCTGCTGCCTGATCGCCCTGGCCGCCGCCCCCGCGGCGATCGCCTGGACCATCGCCCCGGCATCCTGGAATGACGCCCCGGAGATCGGCGCGAGTGCGGCGACCGCCTCGTTCGCGCCGCCAC
It encodes:
- a CDS encoding BlaI/MecI/CopY family transcriptional regulator — translated: MARPASELPTDGEWAILRALWDLAPATLGEVREGLRAAGKPAATTTVATILKVMERKGLVTRDAAPRGARWSPVPTRDSAASGLLTKVMDAAFDGSARRLAAHLIEQGALTRQDRDAIRAMLDAAPDDPEMPGR